The stretch of DNA TCGTAAACAACTGTTTCACCAATCTTTCAGACTCACCCATCCATTTACTCACCAGATCGGACGAAGAGACGGAAAAGAATGTTGAATTAGCCTCTGTGGCAACTGCTTTCGCCAAATAAGACTTACCGGTACCTGGAGGTCCGTATAAGAGAATTCCAGAAACTGGTTTTCTTTTGCCTCTGAATAGATGAGGAAACTTGACCGGCAATATGACAGCCTCCTTTAAAGCCTCTTTTGCAAGTTCCAACCCTGCAATATCGCTCCATTGCACGTTGGGCCGTTCGCTTAGAATCGAACTAGCAAGGGCTCCTCTCAGTTTTTTTGTATCGCTGTCATTGTCGTCATCTTCTCCTCCGCTAGTCTTCTTCGCTTTCACAGATCCAGACGTCGCGCTTGCCTCACCAGTCTGATCCTGCTGTTGTTTCTTATCAAGATACTCCTTTAATTGTTCTGCGCGCGATAAGTACTCGGTGAATTTGGACCTGATGGTCTCCTTAGACTTgggatttttttcgtaCTTGAGGGCTAGCATCAAGTAGTCCAGGCCGTTGTAGTACAGTCTGTACGCCTCATCATATTTGCTGGCACTATCTGCCTCAATGGCTTTCTTCACAAGGTCCACGCccttgtccaaaaactcgcTGGCACTCGACATGTTTGCCTATTAAAGCGAAATATTTCGGTTTCGGTAATCTCTCATGATACATCTCTGCACCGGATGATTGCGATAGCTGCCGTACAGAACACGAAGCCGGGAAAAATCGAaattttgttgatggcTGGCAAGTCGTGCAAGAGCCCCGTGTGCGTGTATATTGTTTTACTCTGTGGTGCACGGGTGCTATTACGCCACAAAGCAAGTCGGTGAATAATGCTGGGAACAATAAAAAAGCACAATAAGGATGTTTATAGAGACAGACAATAAGGACGTACTGCCAAGAAATTTCCAAAGCGCAAATAGTGCGTAAAGAACAACATCCCGCCAGACTAGCCAACGGACAAAATTGGGCGAAATAACCGAACGGGCCAATCAGAACACGTATACAGAATAGCGAATGATTATAAGGATTTTCGTTCCGGGACGTAAATTACCCTAAACCAGACGCATCTGCCACTGACGATAAGTTTCATGTCATCTAATCGTTTTTTCGACtttcgtctttttcgtccCCATGCACATTTTCGTtccgtttttttttcttgctttcTTCCGTTTATTTTGATCacctgctcttcctcttgcCGTTAGTTTACTAGTTGCAAATTGTTGTTGTGGAGCTAAAAAAAACGCACGTTTGAATCTACAGTAGTCTTCTGTGATTTAAAACCGAGATCCGTTAGTTTACGCTACTCAGTTTTCAATTTGTTGAGTACTTTGACTCGCTAACTGGAGAattgacaagctggacaaTTTAGCGACATGTCGTACCAGAGAGCCGTCccaagcagcagcaaccaTACAATGCCGGAACGTGACCGTCTGGATGAGCTTTTGGATGCTGTCAAGAAAGAGTTCGACAATCTCACCAGAGAAACAACAATCTACAAAGACCACCATCACGACTATGAGTTGAAAATTAACCAGCAACACCAGGAGCTAACCAATATCAGAAATACCGTGTACGAGCTGGAACAAGCCCACAGGACCATGAAGGAAGCTTACGAGAAGGAAATACTGAGACTGAAGCAGGACCTCGAAAACAGAGACAGGCTGTTCCAACAACAATCTCTGCAGCAGGCCCAGGCTCAGGCCCAAGCGCAAGCCCAGGTTAAGGCTCAGGTCCAGTCTCAGCAGCATCCGCTTCTTGACAGGCCACAAGGAGCttttcctcaaactcctcaGCAGCTGCCGCCGCCAAATCTCAGTGGCTCGCCGTCCGATTACCGCGGCGCAGGTTTCAATGGTGCTCTTCCCCAGATCAACGCTCAAGCCTCGGGCGCGAAGCCTGAAATTTCCCAGAGCTCCCAATTACCTCCGCCGCCTCCAGTTTCCACCCAAGAGCAGcaagcagcttctcagACCCAGCCTTCACCAGAGCAGCCTCCTACCGCTGTTCAGACTTCTGTCGTGAAGAGTGAGGCTGACGCTGGATACGTGATGAGGTCCCAGCACAACAAGCCCATTCCAGCATTCTTGAAAGACTTCGACTCGTACAGCACCCTGCCTTACAAGAAACAGCACAGTGAATACTACATAGTGTACAACCCCAAGGTTCCAAAGAAGGTTGACACGTCACTGGTGCACTCATTTGATCACACCTCTGTGGTTTGCTGTGTCCGGTTCTCCAAAGACGGCAAGTTTTTGGCTACTGGTTGCAACAAACTCACGCAGGTTTTCAGCGTTGAAACGGGCGATCTGGTTGCCAGATTGAGTGACGAGTCGTCTGCCAGCTCCAACGGGTCGTATGACACAGACACAGGAGATTTGTATATTAGATCTGTTTGCTTCTCGCCAGATGGAAAGTTCCTCGCTACTGGTGCCGAAGACAAGATCATCAGAATTTGGGACCTTGCTACCAGAACGATTGTGAAGTACTTGAAGGGACACGAACAGGACATATATTCGCTGGACTTCTTCCCTGATGGCTCCAAGCTGGTTTCCGGTTCAGGAGACAGAACAGTGAGAATTTGGGACGTGTTCACTGGCCAGTGCTCGCTCACTCTGAGTATTGAGGATGGTGTCACCACGGTTGCTGCTTCGCCGGACGGAAAATTGATCGCAGCAGGTTCGTTGGATAGAACTGTGAGGGTATGGGATGCCAACCAAGgatttttggtggagaGACTCGACTCGGCCAATGAAAGTGGAAACGGCCACATGGACTCAGTCTACTCGGTTGCATTCACACATGACGGAAAAGATATTGCTTCCGGTTCTTTGGATAGAACTGTCAAGCTGTGGTCTTTGAAAGAccttcagaaacagcaggGATCGTCCAAATCCAACTGCGAAGTCACCTATGTCGGACATAAGGACTTCGTTCTTTCTGTTTGCTGTACCccggacgacgagttcatcCTGTCGGGTTCGAAAGATAGAGGTGTGATAATGTGGGAGAAGGCCACCGGTGAGCCATACATCATGTTACAAGGACACAGAAACTCTGTTATCAGCGTGAATGTGTCGCCTGTTATGACCCAGAAGAGAGGAGTCAATGGGGGCTACTTTGCTACAGGTTCTGGAGATTGCAAAGCCAGAATCTGGAGATGGGAGAAGgtttcttcttgatccAAAAATTGCTTTCAGCTCGACTACGTTTTCCACCACTGTTTAACATTTGTACTATTCAGCCTCTATATGTTTTGTATTGACAAATATGAAAATTCGAGGATTTATACGAACGAGGTGCgcgaagaaaaaaaaagggAATATAATTTGGTATACCCATCGATTAATCATTAATAATGGCTAAGATCTACTACGCCTCGAGGACAGCGCCTGTGAACATTGCTGTAAGTATGGCTTCAGTCTCGACGCTAACCTCAGACCCTTAAATACTGGGGGAAAAGAGACAAGGACCTGAACCTCCCAACAAATTCGTCTATCAGTGTTACCTTGTCGCAAAAAGATCTGAGAACGCTCACCACTGCCTCGTGTTCTgaagttttcgaaaaagacgaaTTATGGCTAAATGGCCAATCACACTCTCTGGACACCCCTAGAACCCAGCAGTGTCTATCGGATCTCAGGAAATACAGAGAAGAACTCGAGGCTCGGGACGAATCTCTTCCCAAACTTAGCAAAATGCACCTGCACATTGTTAGCGAGAACAACTTTCCGACTGCCGCAGGTCTAGCATCCTCTGCAGCTGGATTTGCAGCACTGATCTCCGCTATTGCAAAACTCTACGAGCTCCCTCAGACAGCCTCTGACCTCAGTAAGATTGCCAGAAAAGGCTCTGGCTCGGCGTGCAGATCGCTGTTTGGGGGCTATGTAGCCTGGGAAATGGGGGAGTTGGAGAACGGTGAGGACTCCAAGGCTGTGGAGGTTGCTCCGCTGAGCCATTGGCCAGATATGAAGGCGTGTATTCTGGTTGTATCAGACGATAAGAAGGACGTTCCAAGTACAAGCGGTATGCAACTGACCGTCAAGACCTCACCATTGTTCCAACACCGCATTGAAAAGGTTGTTCCGCAGAGATTTGAAGaaatgaaaaaatccaTCGTGGAGAAGAACTTCCCATTGTTTGCGGAGCTGACCATGAAAGACTCCAATTCGTTCCATGCGACATGTCTGGACTCGTACCCTCCAATCTTCTACTTGAACGATACGTCCAAAAGAATCATCAAGCTCATCAATTTGCTGAATGACTCAGTCGGAGAAATAATCGCAGCTTACACGTACGACGCCGGCCCTAATGCCGTCATCTATTATGAGCAAAAAAACGAGTCGAGAGTTCTTGGGCTACTCCATGCTGTGTTCAAGTCTGTTGATGGATGGCAAAAAATTGACGTCAAATCCCTGACTCCTCCATCCATTGAGCTGGATCCCACATGGGGGTCGGGCGTTTCCAGAGTTATTTTGACCGAAGTTGGTGCAGGCCCACAGGATTCAGATGAGGTGCTGATCAATGTGGAAACAGGGTTACCGAAATAAGGCGTAATTGTTTCTTACTTTTGCTAGCAATATTTTAGCATAGATTAGatttgctctttttccactATAAATTGCACTACATATCGCAATTAAAAATCTCGAGATTAATTTTCTTATCCAATTGCCATCATGTTGTCCAAGCTAGTGAAGCTCAACAACGGTTCATATCTCCCATACATGGGATTGGGCACCTGGGAACTCAGGAACGCCACCGAAGTGGTCAAAGAAGCCTTGAACATTGGGTACCGCCTTATCGATACCGCAGTTTTGTACGGTAATGAGAAGGAGTGTGCTCAGGGCGTGCTGGAATGGATGAAGGAGGATCCGGAGCACAATAGAAGAGAGCATGTTTGTTACATCACCAAGCTGTGGACCAATCAGCATGGTTACgaaaatgccaaaaagGCAATTAAGGGGTGTTTGGAGCAGATCGATGGCCTGAAATATATTGACTTGCTCCTAATTCATGCTCCAACACAGGGCAAGAAAATGAGACTTGAAACATATCAGGCCATGCAAGAGGCAGTTGACGAAGGCGTTGTGAAGTCAATTGGCGTGTCCAACTACGGAATTGACCATTTAAAGGAACTGCTATCCTGGCCAGGTCTCAAGTACAAGCCTGTGGCTaacgagatcgaggtgTCGCCATGGTGCATGAGACAAGAGCTCTGCAACTTTTGCAGCGAAAATGACATTGCTGTTATCGCATTTGCTCCATTTTCTCATGCTAATCGCATTAACGATCCTGATGCGGTTGCAAttgccaagaagaaagGCGTCACACCGGCTCAGGTTCTCGTTAGATGGTCGGTTCAAAAGGGCTACGTTCCTATCCCTAAGACGAAGAATTTAGACAGATTGGCCACCAACTTCGACGTCCTTTCTTTTGAACTGTCGGATGAGGAGATGAAAACACTCGATCATCCAGACGTTCACGATCCTTCCGACTGGGAGGTGACCACATGTCCATGATATATGTGCATCTTACGTAAGCTatgataaaaaaaatttgacTAAAATTGCATTCAATGTCGGACAACGAGCTGGGCCTGGATGGAGGGTTATTTGAGGAGCCTGAGACCTTCAGGCCCCCAAAGCCCGAGGCACACTATCAGAAATACACTAGGGTGCATAAACAGGCGCTTGCCGAAATAGACGAGATCAACCTCCGACTCGTTGGAAAATCACCGCTTTGGGGTCATTTGTTGTGGAATGCAGGTATATACACGGCAAATTATCTTGAGAAGCATGCACAGGAGCTTGTCACGGGTAAAACTGTTGTGGAGTTTGGATCggcagctgctcttccttctttgTTGTGTTCTATCAACGGTGCTAGAAAAGTGGTAGCTACCGACTATCCAGATCCTGATCTGCTAGAGAATATACAAATCAATGTGGAGAGTCTCGTACACAAGGAGCTAACCAGTAGAATTATCGTTCAAGGATTTATTTGGGGGAACGATACGGAAGAAATCAAAGCTACACTTGAGAGCACAGCTGACTTAATCATTATGAGCGATCTAGTTTTCAACCATTCAGAACATcacaagctgctcaaatcCGCAAAAGAGCTAATCACACCACTACGAGATACCTCTCAGCCCAGAAGTGGCGGGAAGTGTCTTGTTGTTTGGTCTCCACACAGACCCAAGCCGCAGATGGTGGAAAATGACTTCCAGTTTTTCACTGAcgccaaggagctgtttgactTCGATGTCGAGTTCGTGGAGATGGTACACTGGGACCACCCTATGTTTCCTGAGGATCCTCCCGAGACAGAGGAGATCCGTAAGCGAGTGTACTGCTACATATTGCATCCAACATGGTAAACTTCCATAGCTTATGTAAGTTTCCAAAATAAATTTTCTCTCCTGTTGATTTAGGCGGTGGTTCCCAAAACGGAAAAGTAATTGAAACCTCACGAAAAATAAACCAGCCATCTACGATACAAGGATAAGTGGTTGTGGATTTATTGAACTTTTGATTGATCTCTACCAAAATAAGCAATCTTTGAAATCTGATCTAGCGCAAAAACATGAGGTCTCCAGAACACCAGAATGAGCCTCTACAACCATCAACACCGCCAAGTGGGACGCGAACAGCAGGCAGCAACAGATACCTCAAGACGCCCGTTAGCACACACCAAACCAAGCATCATCCGCATACACCATATACTCCCCATCATAGTACCAGAAAGCAGGCCGTAGCAGTGTCCCCCGTTGCTCACCACACACGCGGACAGCAGCAACTGCAAACACCAGACCAGACGCCCAGGATCGGCCGACGTAAAGAGCTGACAGATGCAATAGCCTCAAAAATCGGCGAGTCTAGCGTTCTTTTCCCGCTGGCGCCCTCAACAGTTGGTTCTGGGCGCAAATCGCATATTGGCGGGCCCAGACTAGAGAATGCCGGCCTTGATCTCAGCAAATCTTACAAGATCgatctggaggaggagctaCAATTTTCGTCCGAGGAAGAGGGGGAAAATCTACCTCAGAGACTGAACAAAGTCACCAAGAAGCTTGACTTCAACACCAATGAATTTGCTGTGCCGTCAACTCCCGCAAAACAGGTCATGACAGAGGAACAAGCCTACAAAATGCACATTGCACCGCAGCGGTCCGACTCtggcgacgacgacgagcgATTTGTCTCGCGAGTCACAATGAATAACCCGTTCCTGGAGAGCGGAGAGCCAAGGGCCCCAAGAGAAACGGCTCATAATTCTCGTTTCGAGGAGGAAATCGAACTAGTCAACAACAAAACAGGGGAGAAGATAGTTCGCAAAATGACCGATTATGAAAAGTCTATCAAAGCACGCCGCCTGGACTTTAACGGCGCTCTTCTTGAAGACGAGGCTCCCCAAACACCGCGCAATAAGGTGACACCGGAACCATTCAAGCAACAAGCGTGGGAAGATGAGAACGAAGATGGCGAAACAATTCGAAAGGAGAAGATAAAAAATCCCTTTCGCGGGCCGTCCATTTCATCTGCAAGATCACAATCAACACGCAAAACAGGCCAGGGTCACCTGAGATATGTGGACAAGACTGGTAAGGCGGTGCGggagcttgtggacgaAGAGTCCCCAATCAGACCGCGCAAATTACGATTTGACACTGATTAGGAAGGTCGCAGGATGTATATTATGTACAATAGAGGGTATGAGAACCACAAGAATATATTAATTACATTTTAAGAGAACCTCGTGGGCCGTATGAGATCACGGTTTCACACTGCAAGCCTTGAGTCCACGTTTTGAGGCTTTGAAACCTTTAGCAACAAGAGAAAATTATGCGCGGGTTTGGGGGTGAAAAACTGTTGTAGGTGCCCGGATAACGTGAGAAATGTCAAATTTATGTGGTCATACTGTTGCCAATATaactcgtccagcaccagcaagAGTGATTTCCGCGGCTGTTTTCGCCGATCACAGCGGGGTCCATAAAGTTTGTGTCCTAAGCAGGAAGTCTGGCGGTGCGGCTTTATTTTTAGGAGGCTCTGCCTGCAATGGCGATCGAGGAGCGCACCAACATATTTTTTGCTCTCACCCACAAAATGCGGTTACCGCTTGGCGCTAGACGTAATGTGTGTGTGTCAAAGGGGCACTCGCTAATTTTCACCCTGGTGTTCCATGTGGATTGTTTCATGTTGGACGTGGTGGACGGCAAAGTACATGGGCAGGCTGATTAGCTGTGTTCCGATCGCCGCAAGGCGGTGAGCCGCGCCCGCCCTATTTTCTATTTGAAGTTACATTTAGCTGTCGTGTGAGAATCACTTGTAATTTAAAGGTTTTGCGTTGTCGTCTACTGGCTCCAAGTCGTCTTATGATGCTTGCTTCTAAATATGTGAACGCTACCTTAGGCTCTTGACAGATTGCTGTCCTGAGGTGTCAAGGAAGTGGTGCGTGTCGTGTGATGAATGTGGTTTTCCACCTGTGACGGTTATTCCGCATATGCACTTACATGCCGTGACAATTGTCTCCCACAAGAATCGATTCATATTACATAATCTATGCATTGTTAATTAGCTTTTGTCCCCTACAATAAAAACGTATAAAGGACTTGGAGAAAGCACCACTATTTAATTGTCCACTTGCAAGATCTGCACTATGGCATTAATTGAATGCTGTTATTGTTAAGCTCCATATATTAGATTGCCCGATTCCACTTCAAACCAACTGTCGATAATTCAAAGCTTCCTCTATTTGAGCAGACCTCATAGATGGACCTCTTTGACCAGTACAGAATCTTTTCAGATGAGCCGGAGTCTGAGTTCCCATTAGGGGACATTGATTACGGTTTTGACTTTGTCTCGTATTCAGACAAGAACGGTTTCGAGCTGCCAGCGCAGGACGCGGAGCCAACTGACCAGCACCAGCCAGATCCCTTCGATTCTCCTGCTCTCACCATTGGGAGTGCAGAATCCACGCAGATATCGTCCTATTCGTTCGATAAGCAATGGGCGTTCAAGCCTCTGGAAGGTTTTGAACAGCTCAGTCAGAACTGGGAAATCGATAGGACTGTTTCTTTGTCCTCCGCCGACATTGAGCACAATTACCTCAACCTTCCACCGGACGAGGATGTCGAAATTCAAAAGGTCGATTTTGGACCCGCCTCAAATCCGGCTGTcatcaaggaaaaaatcattgagAAGAGGAAAAGGCTTAGTCTTGATAGCAGAAAGCCAGGAAGTAATGGCTCTGAGACCAAAAGTCCTTTACACACGAGAAGACCTTCACTATCTCCTGTGAAGAGTTTCAGGTACCGTTCCAAATCTTTGATTGGAACATCTTCTACATCGGGCTCCCCAACCAATCCATTCTACAAGCCACCGGACATTTTGTGGAAATACTGTGACCCGAGCTCTAATAgttggagaaaatagaCATTCGGACACtctctctttttcgcaAGGTTTGCTACGCATTTTAGGGTTAATGATTTGCTTTCGTCTTAATTTCTTTTTTGCAACTTGAATCGCAGTAAATTTCCGCGTCTGAATAAACTTATCAGCAGCCGTTTTAGGCAAGAGAAATCTTGTGTGAATTTTGTTACTATCTCTATCTTATAGTTTTACTGATGACATGAATTCTCCGCCGAAACACACGCATTTACGATCACCAGTAATCCTTTTAAAGTCTCCAGTGCTCCCAGGAGGAGTGATCCGGTCCCCAAGACCCAAGGACTCTCATGTCGATCTGCCCAGCGAGcaggttgttgaggatGTCGTGGATATCATCAAAACCGAGGAGCGCAAAAACTGGCTTAGAGGGCTCCTCTATCTGTTCCTGACGGTGGCGGCCTGGGTGTTTGGACTACAGCTGACAAACAATGTTTTGAAGGGAGACTCTTATCAGCATCCCTTATTTGTGGCCTATATAAATGGAGGTCTTTTTGTCATTTTCGGGATCAAGCCCACGCTCAAAAGTCTGATCAAGGCTTTCAGAGCCTCAGAGCCTAAGCTCGACGATTCTGCCTTCAATTCCTACGATTCTTGCGACTCTTCAAGCATAATTCTCCTCGCTCCTTCCACGCACCTTTCACTCAAAGAATTGATAATTGTTGCGGTCCAGGCTGGTCTTATCTATTATGCAAATGCTGCCTTGGGCGCAATTGCTTTACAGTATACCAGTGCATCCAACCAAACGATTCTCACAACCACAAGCTCCGTTTTTACGCTTCTGCTCAGTTATATATGTGGTGTCGACACATTGTCCCTAGGCAAGATAGTTTCTGTCCTGGTCAGCATCGCAGGAATATGTTTGATAACGCTCAACAGCTCGCCGTCTTCCGAATCCACATCCTCCAATCCAATGCTGGGGAATTGCATTGCCCTTTGTGGGACGTTTCTCTATTCTTGCTACCTAGTCCTTTTGAGGGTCAAGATAGGCAAAGAGACAGGCCCTGACAACGAAAAGCTCATATTTGGTCTTTTGGGACTCAGCATTCTCATATTGGCCTGTCCGCTACTTCTGATCGCAAACTTCCTTGGATTCGAAAAACTCTCTCTTCCAGATAGCTCTACGATTTTCTGGATTGTCTTCATTGGAGGGCTATTTAACTGCCTCTCAGACTAtttttcgatcttggcaaCCTTGTTGACCTCTCCGCTGATAACCGCATTGTCACTCTCCACCGCGATTCCCGTCAACATGATTTGCGACTCTGTATTCTACAAAGTGAAAAGCACATCAGCTAGATATTATCTTGGTATTATCCttattttctcctcgttTGTCTTTGCTAATTTGtccaacgaggacgaaatgGTGCAGGAGGCTatcgaggaggccatcGAAGAGGCAATTCAAAACGACGAAATGCTTTCTCCGTTCTTGTCGCCTtatctgcagcagcaaggTCGTATGGACGATGTCCCAAAAATGAACATCAACACTTCGCAAAGAACAGGTCCGCCCACACAGGTGGTGGTTGCTGGAGGACACAACCATAGGTACTTCATCAGAGAAATTCTACCAAGTTAAATTCTATCATTCATTCCAATATACATCTATTAATTTACCACAGCTTCACGAGGCCATCCCAATCATTTCTCTTGCGGCGGCTCCAGTAGCTGTGCTCCCCTTCAATGAAGCTCCAGTCGTAGTCGCCGTCACCagttttctggaaaaatgcTGGTACATGCACAGCGTCTGTCCCGTCCGggttttttcttctcttcctctgttcttcttccaaaTTCTGCTTTATCTCCTCTGCCTCGTCAACGGCACCGTCCTCGTATTTGCGCTGGTCTGGACGCAATCTTGAGTCGGTCGGTGCACAGCCTTCATCTATTTCTGTGATCTGATTGAGGCTGGCCGCAAACTCGGTGAATCCATACTTCTTTTGGTAATTTGGCACCAGGTTCCCAACTTTCCACAAGCATTCGTCAGTATCGGTGTATCTGAGACTGTCTGTCCACGTACCAATCACTTCCTTTGGTAGCTGGTTACCTGCTTCATCGTAGGCTTTGATAGTCAGCTCCTCAGAGCGTCCGGAAAACATTCCAGATGCCTTGAAATTCACAATTGCTTTATagccgctgctgcaacTGACAGTAACGGACGCACAAGGCTCCGAATATTTCTCACCAGCAATGAGGTTCTTCAGGATCGTTGTTGGCTGACTCCACTTGTAAACCTCGCCATTGCTTAATCTCAAGGTCAGCTCTCCAACTATGGAAACCTCGGCAGACTTGCCTCCGTATTTCTGTTGAGGCGACAAAACATGGTCAACGGTCCAGTCTTTTGAATCCACATGTGCGGCAATTATGAATGGTCTATGAACGAGTTTCTCGGCAATGAACCTGATTCCCAAGTCATTTCTCACAAGCTCAAAAGTTTCACCAAGCAGCGGGTTGAATGGTTTTCTAACGCTTCTGATTTTTACCCTCAACGAAGAGAGATAGCTCACAGCAAAGGCTGCAATCAATAGCACCCTCTGGCCACTCTCGACGGGCGCTTTCATTGCATCTGTCAACAGGTGCGTGTActcaaagctttctgaATATTTCTGTAGTAATGAGAGTGGCTCGTTGGCTGAAACCGGCATCGATATGGACGACAAGTCCTTTCCAAtgtttttcctcaaaaACCCGATCAAAGACGGAGGATCGCAAGGGCTCTCCTTTATGTCCTTCCTGTATTGTACGTATTTGCCAGATTCCAAAGGATACAAGTCCTCTCGAGCAGAAAATTGTCTTCCGGCTGCAATCGCCAGTTCTTTTTGATCGCTGTCATCTTCATCCGATGAGGACGTCGAGTTCGAAAGATCATTATCCATTGCGAGCCCGAAAGGCGGCTtgtcaaaaatatttgacaTGCTGGCATCGTCGTATTTATTCTCGCGCTCGCTATCTTCCTCGTCACTGGATTGGACCAAATAGACTCCACGGTTCATTTCATCAATGTATTCTTGGGCATCAAAAAACTCTTGGGAAAACACAGAGGTGGTAGCTGTATTTGTCCTCGTAAGAGTTCTTCTCGATGGAGATTGGGGAGGCCTGCTGAATCCCCTATTAGTTTCCGTGTTGACCAGCAACATATATTGCACCTGCAACTCTCTGATTTCAGAAACCAAGCTATCATATAAAGATCCGCCAGACAGCGAAGCTGGGGCTGCTCCATTTATGCTTTCCTGGTCGAACTGATCGTCACTCTGCTCCTTTTTATTCTTCTTGCGGAAAAAAGAGCCTCTTCTATCCATACTTCCTCTCTTTGGCTGCTTTGCCTGTGCTTGAAGATTTTCCGccatctccttgatctgaGAAATCTTTTGCTCAACCAACTTGTACTGAGGATTTATCACTGATAGCGTTCTCCCCACCCTGATCTCATCCTCAAAAGTAGCTCCTTCCTGGTCCTCTTGGCCCTCCCCGGGAGAAGAAGCCGATAGAAACGCATCGTTTTCTTGAATGTCCATTTGCTGTGTGAGTTTGTTTTGCcttttgatgaaattgaaggCTTGAACCCAGATCTTGAAATCTTCTTGGTTCATTGCTTTCAAAATCCACTGTTCAATTCCGGAATCCAGAAACATCATCAGCTGCTTTGGATCGGCTGAGATGACAACGTTTCTGATGAACATGTTACCACGGACGTGGTTTGTGACGTCGTTGAAGTAGTAGTCCAGTACTCCGTATTTGAAATTTAGAACAAAGTATCTTCTGGCAAAGCTTTTCGCTCCTCCCCGTCTGcgtttcttcttgagcaaaaatCCCTGGAGATACTGGCCACCTTTGACCCTCAGAAATGACACATTCTTTGATTTGGAGGCTAC from Ogataea parapolymorpha DL-1 chromosome VI, whole genome shotgun sequence encodes:
- a CDS encoding Diphosphomevalonate decarboxylase, with the protein product MAKIYYASRTAPVNIATLKYWGKRDKDLNLPTNSSISVTLSQKDLRTLTTASCSEVFEKDELWLNGQSHSLDTPRTQQCLSDLRKYREELEARDESLPKLSKMHLHIVSENNFPTAAGLASSAAGFAALISAIAKLYELPQTASDLSKIARKGSGSACRSLFGGYVAWEMGELENGEDSKAVEVAPLSHWPDMKACILVVSDDKKDVPSTSGMQLTVKTSPLFQHRIEKVVPQRFEEMKKSIVEKNFPLFAELTMKDSNSFHATCLDSYPPIFYLNDTSKRIIKLINLLNDSVGEIIAAYTYDAGPNAVIYYEQKNESRVLGLLHAVFKSVDGWQKIDVKSLTPPSIELDPTWGSGVSRVILTEVGAGPQDSDEVLINVETGLPK
- a CDS encoding putative nicotinamide N-methyltransferase, with the protein product MSDNELGLDGGLFEEPETFRPPKPEAHYQKYTRVHKQALAEIDEINLRLVGKSPLWGHLLWNAGIYTANYLEKHAQELVTGKTVVEFGSAAALPSLLCSINGARKVVATDYPDPDLLENIQINVESLVHKELTSRIIVQGFIWGNDTEEIKATLESTADLIIMSDLVFNHSEHHKLLKSAKELITPLRDTSQPRSGGKCLVVWSPHRPKPQMVENDFQFFTDAKELFDFDVEFVEMVHWDHPMFPEDPPETEEIRKRVYCYILHPTW
- a CDS encoding Transcriptional repressor TUP1; the encoded protein is MSYQRAVPSSSNHTMPERDRLDELLDAVKKEFDNLTRETTIYKDHHHDYELKINQQHQELTNIRNTVYELEQAHRTMKEAYEKEILRLKQDLENRDRLFQQQSLQQAQAQAQAQAQVKAQVQSQQHPLLDRPQGAFPQTPQQLPPPNLSGSPSDYRGAGFNGALPQINAQASGAKPEISQSSQLPPPPPVSTQEQQAASQTQPSPEQPPTAVQTSVVKSEADAGYVMRSQHNKPIPAFLKDFDSYSTLPYKKQHSEYYIVYNPKVPKKVDTSLVHSFDHTSVVCCVRFSKDGKFLATGCNKLTQVFSVETGDLVARLSDESSASSNGSYDTDTGDLYIRSVCFSPDGKFLATGAEDKIIRIWDLATRTIVKYLKGHEQDIYSLDFFPDGSKLVSGSGDRTVRIWDVFTGQCSLTLSIEDGVTTVAASPDGKLIAAGSLDRTVRVWDANQGFLVERLDSANESGNGHMDSVYSVAFTHDGKDIASGSLDRTVKLWSLKDLQKQQGSSKSNCEVTYVGHKDFVLSVCCTPDDEFILSGSKDRGVIMWEKATGEPYIMLQGHRNSVISVNVSPVMTQKRGVNGGYFATGSGDCKARIWRWEKVSS
- a CDS encoding putative oxidoreductase, which produces MLSKLVKLNNGSYLPYMGLGTWELRNATEVVKEALNIGYRLIDTAVLYGNEKECAQGVLEWMKEDPEHNRREHVCYITKLWTNQHGYENAKKAIKGCLEQIDGLKYIDLLLIHAPTQGKKMRLETYQAMQEAVDEGVVKSIGVSNYGIDHLKELLSWPGLKYKPVANEIEVSPWCMRQELCNFCSENDIAVIAFAPFSHANRINDPDAVAIAKKKGVTPAQVLVRWSVQKGYVPIPKTKNLDRLATNFDVLSFELSDEEMKTLDHPDVHDPSDWEVTTCP
- a CDS encoding putative vacuolar membrane protein; translated protein: MNSPPKHTHLRSPVILLKSPVLPGGVIRSPRPKDSHVDLPSEQVVEDVVDIIKTEERKNWLRGLLYLFLTVAAWVFGLQLTNNVLKGDSYQHPLFVAYINGGLFVIFGIKPTLKSLIKAFRASEPKLDDSAFNSYDSCDSSSIILLAPSTHLSLKELIIVAVQAGLIYYANAALGAIALQYTSASNQTILTTTSSVFTLLLSYICGVDTLSLGKIVSVLVSIAGICLITLNSSPSSESTSSNPMLGNCIALCGTFLYSCYLVLLRVKIGKETGPDNEKLIFGLLGLSILILACPLLLIANFLGFEKLSLPDSSTIFWIVFIGGLFNCLSDYFSILATLLTSPLITALSLSTAIPVNMICDSVFYKVKSTSARYYLGIILIFSSFVFANLSNEDEMVQEAIEEAIEEAIQNDEMLSPFLSPYLQQQGRMDDVPKMNINTSQRTGPPTQVVVAGGHNHRYFIREILPS